A window of the Pecten maximus chromosome 19, xPecMax1.1, whole genome shotgun sequence genome harbors these coding sequences:
- the LOC117317487 gene encoding bacitracin synthase 1-like, with protein MTDLSFINKPQSQPIKYKSIIDVFNENASEFPEKEICIQRFPDGSRRPITYSDLKRKSMRTASYLVGQGIKVGDKVGIAGQNSIEWIIGELAILMAGAVSVHLPMFEGNFRKTLEGIQISECKSALLDPENDVKFLEDIEEYVSNNPSNERSGSENLVFVLLRKHGKSTLPDVESMEKSDESHTERKLPRIFPETTAIIL; from the coding sequence ATGACCGATTTAAGCTTCATCAACAAACCCCAGTCACAACCGATCAAATACAAGTCCATTATTGACGTTTTCAATGAGAATGCGAGCGAGTTTCCGGAGAAGGAAATATGCATCCAGCGTTTCCCTGACGGATCTCGACGTCCGATAACCTACAGCGACCTGAAGCGGAAGTCAATGAGGACTGCTTCGTACCTGGTGGGTCAAGGTATTAAAGTAGGAGATAAAGTAGGAATCGCGGGTCAGAACTCGATAGAATGGATCATCGGGGAGCTAGCTATCCTCATGGCAGGCGCCGTCAGTGTTCATCTGCCAATGTTCGAAGGGAATTTCCGGAAGACCCTCGAAGGAATACAGATTTCAGAATGTAAGTCAGCTCTACTTGATCCAGAGAACGACGTCAAGTTTTTAGAAGACATCGAGGAATATGTAAGCAACAATCCATCAAATGAAAGAAGTGGATCAGAGAACCTGGTCTTTGTCCTACTCCGGAAGCATGGGAAATCTACCCTACCTGATGTGGAATCAATGGAAAAATCAGATGAATCTCACACAGAGCGGAAACTTCCTCGAATCTTTCCGGAGACCACGGCCATTATTTTATGA